The Plasmodium falciparum 3D7 genome assembly, chromosome: 12 genome contains the following window.
aATGGCCTGGAAAAGTATCTAAACTAGGAggtaattatttttttaataaaaattataatatgggATTTTATCATATGCTTATAGAAGAAGaaggaaaaattaaaaaagatatagcATTAATATCAAGTTGCTATGAAAAAAGTATTCAAAATAAAACCAtcgaaaataaaatgaaagatTTAACATGTGGATATTCTGTTCAAATTGTATTATCTGGTAAGGGTGTCAAGTGTTATTACgaagatataaattatacTCCTATATTACCTAATTATAAGAATAACATAAAACAATATTATGCATTTAAAAATACCCTAAAAGATTTAAAAGTAGTAGAAAATAAAtctgatcataataataatgtggaAAATACACAAAATGTCAAAACGactagtaataataatactcaaaataattatagaacaaaaaaagtcaaaaaattatttgtacGTTTAGGTATAGGAActaaaaatattgatattaCAAGAGTATTAACTAtgcataaaaaatatgtaaatattaatgTTGATAAAACAGGTACCATTGTTAATGTATATGgatacaataaaaaatatgtcgGTTCAGTTGCTTAtcgtttatataaaattgttaAAATGAATGTATACACAATGAAAGGTGGTTATGTGTATCTTCATAAACCTAAACAAAAAATtccaaaaaagaaataaacaataaattaaaaaaaaaaatatatatatatatatttttttttttttaaattaatatttttttaagtattttttaattttcacATAGgacaatattataaaatatgtcactacttaatatatattcataaatatatatatatattttttttttttcttaaattaatataactgttaaaaaaaattgttttttaaatgaaaattttaattcaatatatatatatatatatatatatatatatatataaattagaaaaaaagtgggaaaatataaatatatcaaaatatattttacttcatgtataacaaaaaaaaaaattaaatttaattaatatgatctaaatattttttcttataatgcagaacaatatttacatatgcatttataaaattttaacaaaaaaaaaaaaaaaaaaagaaaaaaaacatatacatatatatatataattttcttttttttttacattttaatcTTCCTATGGGACATGTTATTTTGAATTGATacgtaataaataaataatatgccAATTATACAATcggttttcttttttttttttttttttttttttttttactaagattacttttcattttttaatttttcctgtatttcctttttcttttgagCTTTTACAGGGTCATAATATAAGACAACCAAATATCTACCAGCTACATTAAAGCCTGATAAATGATCCAGCGCATTTTTTGCATCATAAATATCATCATAAACAACAAAAGATGTTCCTTTTGTTCCTTCAGCATTTCCTTTTCTTATCTGCCTTACTGTTCCATATTTCCcaaaaatatcatataattcatCTGCAGATATCTTATATGGTAAATTTCTGATAAtgaattaacaaaaaaagaaaaaaaaaaaaagaaaatatgttataaaatggaaattatataggtatataatattatccaTGTGAACATGTTTCTCATaagtacataaaaaaaaaaagaaacatatatatatatatatatttatttattttttttttttttttttttttttcttttatgccTTACCTCACATAAAGAATTCTGCTGACCTCAGCAGGTAAACGTATATTTCTTCTGGACATTGCAAAATTGTTTTAtcacaaatatatacttaatatatataaaattataatatttattttaattattttatttatgggATAAAGGAATAACCTTATTAAacgtaataaaataaaacatataaatatcaatataaaaaaaagatagttttatatataatgaaatattataatttattttaaggTATCAATTAAAATACAATAAATGAATgactttattttgttattcttcaatttttttttttttttataaaataccACTTCAtactttaatatatatataaaaaaatatatatatattataatcctatttttctattttctacatatttttattaaatatatatatatttttttattaaaattgaaataaaaaaattccaaatatattttgaagtaactatttaaaatatggattttacttatttaaagtaacaaatattaaattaaatttaaaataaaaaaaaaaaaaaaaaaaaaaaaaaaaaattaaataatatatatataatatatatatatacatatatatatatatataacgcgtataaaaaaaaaaattatatgattcaaaaaaaaattttagtatataattatttataaatacatttatgAATTAATTAAATGAATTCCTTaaacttaaaaatatatatattatatgtatatattttaaataacaaaatatttaattattcatatataatatgaaatatcaTGATGgacaataaaaattaaacataattattattaactcattaatttcttattaataatatataatgtatataatattaaaaaaaaaaaaaaaaaaaaaatgaaattcaCAAGGAgacataaaaaatgtatatatatatatatatatatatatatatattatatattttttatttatttttatatgtaactATTTTAATTTGTCATTagttaattattaataatataaaaccaATTGTTCGAGAATTCGAAAACATGATCAAACAAATAGTTTTGTTAAATATACATAGAGGTTTTTCCTGTTCTTAATTTTATTCAACTCTCCTGAGCATACAGGAATCAAACGAAAcctataaaaacaaaaatcataataaataaataaattaatatattatatatatatatatatatatatatatatatttacaaattgtatatacatatataacacaCATATACATCACACATATGGtatgatttaatattttctctttttttttttcttacggGCTTGTCAACTTCTTATGTAATTCATGTTGTATTATGTACAAGTTTAAAAAAGTATCTCGTTTCAAGTATATAATCgttccttcttttttttgttttaaagcATAATTGCTCTTGTCACTTTTTTGGTATTTTCTTAGTACCTCTTTTGTatgattatgattatatttttgtattccTACCTTTTCAGAATGTTCATGGTTTGGTACATGTTGATTTATGTTAttagaagaatatataaaaaatacataaatattattttcattggtattcatatttatatttgttgatttacttttattttttacatgtaCTTGAATTAAAtgattatgtaatatatatatttttttgactGTAAGTATTTcaatgttattttttaataatatactcgtgtttttctttctttttgtttctttATGATTTgcatcattatataaaaatgaggttttatttaatttaatagtattaattatattcattctATTAATTCTacctttttttcttctttttatttctttctttatgTATTTTCCATTAAATATTAGTGACATGTTCCTAccctttaattttttttgaaagtaaataaaatacatataaagtTGATGAGAAGCATTTTGTAAGTAAGAAAATTGTTGGTATAAATTATGATgaacaatatttttataaaactgcgtatttttataatgtaaattattttgtaatatatttttattcacatcattttgtaatttatatttataacttgTTTGAGATATACTTGGATAATtcaataaatacatatatgtagaattaaatttatgtatttcatttttttctatgtTTTGTATAGCATTATTACTTGTTCtgctattattattaaaatgtataaagtccatataatttttaaatgtcTTATTACGTTGTAATATTCTGAGTATTATAAATTTCcaatacattaatatataataataacttttatataactttacatgtacatattttaatgtatgaatacataaattcattttataataaagataataatttatattcacAATTTGtggtttttttaataataccattttatttaatatgaatataataaatttttcatatattataaaagaacttatattttttattctattaTTTTGTGAACATatgttattcatataatatctaATGGTTAATGTTAATGTGTAATACAATAAatctattaaattatttgtatCTATATATTGTGATATATGTGTGCATTTaagtattaaatatttttttcgttttttccattttttacaaaatttattcattacatatttattatatttatttatatgtctgaaactattatttaattttatctttGCATCCATATTTtcaattttcctttttatcattcttttttcaatattattaaaaagtacttttgacatatataatttttcatatttatttttaaaaatttttgatatatattcgAACTTTCTCAATTGTAGAgttacaaaaaaatttttcatgatattttttatgctcgattttttttttttctttttttcattgtaCATAATTGATGTCACTTCATATTTCATCTTTTCCTCTCGACCTCTCAATTTTTGGCTATATAAAAAGTTTTTCATTAAATTCGTATGAATTTCTTCTAAATCTGAAACGGAAAAGaaggaatataatatataattaagcattattatgttttagatatataaaaagtaaaaaaaaatttaaatttgctactatataaataaataaataaataaataaatatatatatatatatatatatatatataacgttttatgtttatacatttttatattacataacGCTTTAATTGCTTACCTCTTTTTTCATGCATATGAGAAGATTCAATTTGTCCTTTCATTTTTATGCACCTTGCTAATATCATAATTTCATCAATTTGATAGGAACTTAAAAAATcgaataaaataagaatactAGAAATATCGGTATCCTTATTTCTTACTTTGTCTATTTGTTTTTCTAAATaagtatgtataattttatgataatttatatgttcaaaagtgtacttattttttagcatataaaaattcgataaaaatatgatacgTTCATTTgctttacataaaaataacaaaatattattgtttatataatttaatattctCAAAAAATagttgtttattattttattttttttcacatatgatttattattaatatataagtaaGTATAGTTGTTGTTCAATGAATTGATCTTTTTTACTATTTCATATACATTAGATAATAACTTAAccataagaataataaactgattattatttttaaaataatatttttcttttaataaatattctaCAATCTGTTTAATCAAAATAAACATtcttatattaaaagaaaatttcattaaatatattttgcaAAAAGAATTGtttgaaaagaaataaacaggtttttttttattacaacaTTTTTTTGGTGCTATGAATGGAGTATATATACtcatcatattataattataatcataattattatcacaattattatcataattataatcatatatgttatcataaatattatcataattataatcatatatgttatcataaatattatcattattatatattttttccttcacttgtattatatgatttttttttttttttttttttttttttttttttttatcattactaACTTTTATCTTTCGGTACTCTGCCTTTAAAACATTACCAGTTATAGATTTATTAAAGTAAAATACAAAATCtacaatatttttcatatcattTAAAGAAATATCAACATGTTTGTtgaaatatatttcctttaaATGGTTTAAAATGGATGTATCAAGAATGTTATACACCCCCTTTTGATATTTCAATTGATTAGATCCAATAAGCAAAGTAGATGAGAACACTTGATTACAGTGATATAatgttatcatatttttatgattaagagtacaaaatatattatttaaaaactgttcatttaaagaattaaaatgataatggaaaaataaataaagtgatgcattttttaaatttttataatatggtTTGTGatacattataaaattagatatatatttgataacaTCTTGATTTATGaaacatttcttttttattaatatatttaataatatatgaagatGTGTATCatttaaatgtataattttattattattaaatagaaATCTAgctaaaaaattaaaaacgttatttgatattttttcatttttcatattactATAACTGTTCATTAAATCAATAATTTCTtcatgattataataattaattttcttttccaTTAAATAagttaacatatatattacatcattaaataataatgggCCCTTTTTTGAAAAACAACTTAATGTTATTAATAAACTTTTTTCATCAAATGTTAAATTCATATTCTTGTATGTATTGCAAAAAAAGGTATATAATAACTTGTTTGTGTctctttcttttattatatctttacttttatttattattttgttcatatcTTTCTCTtcgtatattttaataaatggtATAAATATCCTTGCTCtaattttccttttcattttgcttattatttttagtaATATCTTTTGTGAATTTTTTATGTGCCCCTgcttatttgtaatattaataCAGTTATCATTCTGTTGTTTAAAGAATACACCACCTTTTGATACACCACCTTTTAATACACCACCTCTCGacatatcatcatttttttttaattgttccTTTTTATACATTTGTATAATTGAATCCCTCTTTTTGTACAAAATTTTTCGTTGTTCCTtattaaatgtaatatattcacTATGCACTTTTTTAAGGAACAAAGAACCTATTTTCTTCttgaaatatgaaaaaaataaatcgtTTAGTGGGTCCGATATATCAATTAATGTATCCAAatgattaatttttatttttttatctgtCAAAGATTCAATTAGAAAAAATACCAAATCAATggattcattatttattttaacgTTGTggttattttcattttttactaTTTGTGAAAAAttgattttataaaatatatgatattgtTGTGAATTTATcttattgtatttttttaagacatgctcattattatcacctaaatatattttttccttattgtgaattgtataattatttgaagagtgttcatttgttttttttaatttatctacagttttgtatatttttaggTAACaacttaatattttatataattggtATATtgataaagaatataaacgGTGTAGAAACAtaaaattcattttatataaaaaaatataattatacatatttaatttctttatatttgacagaatatataatatggataTTAAATCGTGTGTAGATATTACACATAATTTTaagatatgaataaatatataattataaaacgtttcattaaaataatttaatttaataaaactgTTTGATATAAGTAATAAACTTTTTAATGACAAATAATTATCTCTTGTAtttataatgttatatataatatcatcatatagattattatttatataattatattctttacatttatttaaaatattaattatatcaggtgtattttttatttcgtaTTTAATGATTaacttgttttttttattttcatgttTTTCCCATTTATCgctatattttttaacaatttcgagattttttttttttttttgtattatcacTGGATttacatttaaataattcttttcttCTAAACAATATGTAGAAGGTTTCATATTATCACACGGATCATTATGACGTGTGTGGTTTTCATTTGGttgattaatttttttatctattATTTCTTCGTtactaatataattatttattttgacaCATTGATGTGTATGATGATTTTTATAAGACGTGTCAATAGAAATATCATGCTGATTatgattatacatattagcatcattatatatatttttattattatgaggatagacatttttaatattaactttatttatcttattttttttttcccctaaATGCTTATTTTCCTTGTGACAAACAAAGGATTTCAAATTTCCCTCCTTCTTAATAATTAGTTGATcatttccatttttattatttttgaaaaCATCAGAATGTATGTATAGTGATTTTTGTTTGTTGTTAAATTCTATaatttgaataaatatatttttatcatatagaAAGGTTATCCTTtcattgtttatataatcattaaaAACCCTTCTCAAATTATTCTTTtgcttatttttaatattttctctatataaaattttttttaacagtTGTATTTTCTTGGCATTGTTATTAagcattttaaaataaaaaaataaaaaaaggggaaaaaaaacaggtgaaataagaatatatttcggatgatatattattaagctACATGATCATtgttgaaaaaataaaaattataaaatataacaaaaaattataatataatatatatatatatatatatatatatatatatcttttaagtACCATTGTGtatattaatttgtttttattttattttatttatattttatattattattttattatatatatatgatatatatatatatatatatatattaataaatataaccaCTGGTATAATGTGAGTATgtagatataaaaatgttatatatatatatatatatatattatttaccaTCACTAATATAAGAGTgtaaataaaaggaaaaaaattataaataaaaaaaaaattaataaacaaataaaaattttctgtttatatatatattatatatattttgttttttttttagtggaaaaaaatgaaatcatGATATATTAATCCATATTTGTGTATCTAAAAAGaatttacataaaataaaatatgaataaatattaacaGAATAAAGCCTAaaggaacatatatattttatatgtttttatatattttgttttgtaaAAAACATGTGATCATATatatgacaaaaaaaaatgataagatGTTTAAATATGGAAActttatagtaataatatttttaatattcctAAGCTTAATAATAGAATTGTATTTATCTTtacatatacaaaaaaaacacatcccattagataataaaaataattcttttttacaatttataaattcagaacattataaatataaacataataataagtaTCAATTAAATcagcataaaaaaaatattaaagatgTGATTAAGGAATCAATAAATTTGCCCTTACAATTTTTACCAACAACATATAATAGTCTTGATAGGTATACaaagatatgaaaaaaaaaaaaaaaaaaaaatatatatatatatatatatatatatatatatatataaatatgtatgtatatatttatatatatatgtaatatttatttattatttttttatttttgcttCCCTTATTTTGTAGACAAAAATTTATCCAACAATTTTGGAACTGCAAAGAAATATATGAGAAAAGAAATTtcgaaaatattaaaaagcatatatataacaatggaaataatacaaaacaatctaaatatatacaacataATAATACACAATCATGTAatgaacataatattttaaacaaaaaaaaaaaaaaagaaaaagaaacataCTCTGACGTCATGGAAACGAAAAATTctcatttaataaaagaattaatcgaaaaaaaaaaaaaactaataaGTAAAatagatgataataataataataataatagaaaacatatttttaaatatataaaaacaaaggattatataaattgCCATAATGGAAACCATTTGATTAATAAATtcgaaaatataatatatgagaaaataaaaaatgagaaatatttaaaaaagaataaaaaagaaattctcttgaaattatataataaaatattgaataaaataaaaataatacatgaTGGACCACCATATgcaaataatgatatacatataggtcatatattaaataaagttataaaagatatatatcttaaatattttttatttcaaaattattttgttctatTAATTCATGGATTTGATACACATGGATTACCTATAGAATACAATGtaatgaaattattaaaaattaatcatatacaagatttaaatttaaacagttcatatattcataatcaaaatgaaagtctaaaaaatgaacatgtattttttaaatcatatattaatttattaaataaattaaaaaatcaacacaaaaagaaaaaacaaatttcttttctttctaatatttttgaaaaaaataatataatttcaaAAGATACTATAgaacaacaaaaaataagtacctttaaaaatttatgtaaATCTTATGCTTCTTATTTTGTTAATGAACAATTTATGTCCTTGGTTTCTTATGGAATATGGGGTTATTGGAATTATACTTATATTACCTTTTACAAATTCTATGAACAAATTCAAAATAAGGTCTTTCGAGaccttttaaaaaatgtaatatatatatatatatatatttttacatatattgaaGACATTTTATTtagatgaaaatatat
Protein-coding sequences here:
- a CDS encoding splicing factor 3B subunit 6, putative, which gives rise to MSRRNIRLPAEVSRILYVRNLPYKISADELYDIFGKYGTVRQIRKGNAEGTKGTSFVVYDDIYDAKNALDHLSGFNVAGRYLVVLYYDPVKAQKKKEIQEKLKNEK